The Cryptococcus gattii WM276 chromosome K, complete sequence genome contains the following window.
gaagatcaggcaTCATGTGGGCGACAATCTTGTACCCGGCGTCTTTGGACATGTGGAAGGATTCACTAACAGCTCGGACAGTGTGCCCTCGGTTGGTGTCTCGTGCAACGTCCTTAACTGTATGTCAGCTGGGATTCTTTTGGGGGAAGCAAAAATGCAGATAGCTCACCTCATAAACTGACTGAACACCAATTTCCAAACGGGTGCATCCATACCTCAACATCTGACTCAAATGAGGCTTCAAGCAGTAATCGGGACGAGTTTCGATGGTGATACCAACACACTTGATCTTGCTTTGCTCGGAGAACCTATAGTATATTAGTCTAATCGGCGATGCTTACTTAAAAGGGAAGACGTACTTGACAGCCTCGTCGACGTCGTCTCCAGTGTGACCGCTCAAGGCATTGTGAAGCCCCGCAATGAATTTGTGGCGGTAGTCTTCCGGCATCGACATGAACGTTCCTCCCATGATACTGTGCTCCAGTCAGTGGAAAGTTTTAAAAACCAACGGAAGCTACGTACATGATCTCAACCTTGTCAACACTGTGTCCAAGGTCGCGTAGCTGGTTCACACGTCCACGCGCCTGCTCATATGGGTCATACCTGGCTCGGATGGCTCGCATAGAAGTAGGCTACAGAATGTCAGACGGAGCCAAAAACGCTAGCGGAATGAACCCACCTCGTAGCCAGTGTATGACTGGGTCGAGTATTCAAAGTCAGAATCAGGACCGCCGGGGCAGTAACTATAGTACTCTATCAGCCATGATCACAGACACTAGCGCTGGGAACACTTACACGCAGATGTTTCCGGTCATGGCGACGTGAGGACATCGATGGGGTTTACACATGACAGCGACAACAGCCACACCGCTCGCCGTTCTGACCGGCTTTGCTCTCAGCCATCCCCTCAGCCTATCCTTCCATTCCTCCGGAACAGCAGCGAGGACATCTGTCAAACGAGGGACTGCCTTGAGTCCGTATTTCTTTGCGTATTTGGCCCTGAGGCTGTTTACGTTGGGAGGCTGGGTGGCGGAGCTGCTTGAGGAGTTGTAGGTTGAGATAAGGTCTCTGACCACGGCGGATACACAGAGAAGGTGCAGTTCCGACTGTGAGGTTGTGGGTGCAATCATGATGTAGAGTGTAGAATTGGAGGTGGAAAGtgaaggagagaaaaaaaaaggaaaaaaaaaagaggCGAATGAAAAGTTGGAGTGAAAGTCACCGCGTTCGGAAGCTTGATTCGTCCTCTGCTACTTCACCCGCCATACACCATATATAATGAACAGACAGCAGGTCTGCAGAAGATTATACATCGCACGCTCCATTACAGCACTCCCAGCAGCACGTATCGCAGCACGCTCAATCACAACAGCATCGTCATCAACCGCATCCACTAATCCCTCCACTTTCAGCACCATCAATGCTTCCGAAATCTCCCACTTCTCCAAACTCTCCTCCCAATGGTGGTCAGAAACAGGCGAGTTTGCGCTTTTACATCGTATGAACCCGGTGCGGGTAGAGTGGATCAGACAAAAAGTCGCTCTTGCTCCACCACCGGACGAAAAATGGTCGTTTGAAACTCGTCATATGGATGCGCAGAGAGAAGCCGCCCGAGGTACAGGTGCTTGGCTGACAGGCCTTCGATGCTTGGACGTTGGATGTGGAGGTGGAATTCTCTCAGAGGCTCTGGCAAGATTGGGAGCCACGGTGGTGAGTGTTGATGCGAGTGAAAGCAATATCGGCATCGCAACCACTCATGCAAGCCAAGATCCGTACTTGGCCAAGAAAATGGAAAAGGGAGAGTTGGAGTACCGATTCAGTACTGCTGAGGCTTTAAGGGATGCTGGAGAAAAATTTGATGTTGTGTGCTCCATGGAAGTGCTTGAGCATGTCGATGAGCCTGGAGAGTTCATGAAATGTCTCGGAGAGATGGTTAATGTAAGTTCAGGTGTTCACTTCAGTCGAAACATGctgaaaaaaaaaagccTGGCGGACATCTCTTACTTTCTACAATCTCAAGAACTCCCCTTTCTCAACTGCTCACTATCACTCTTGCCGAAGATATCCTCCGCCTTGTGACTCCGGGAACACATACCTACCGTAAATTCATCAAGCCCGAGGAACTCCGACGTTTCGTCTACTCTGATATGGGTGGTTTTGAAACATGGCACAGGAATGATGATGCAAGTGATATCCGGGAGAAGGAAGTTGGAGAGACTCGAGGGATTATCTACGATCCTTTAAAGGGTGCTTGGAGATTGTGGGATGGTGTGGAGGGCGGCTGGTGGAAGGAGGCAGGTGAAGTTTGCAATTACATGTACCAtgcgaagaagaggtcGTAGAAGGTAAGTCCGTCCGTTCCACGTAGTAAATGACACGCTGATATGAATCGTAGGCATAGAGTCAAAAGAAGAATGCCATGTTGTTACCGTTCATGCAAAATTAATGTGGACTCGCACTAACTCGTTTCTCATTAAACTTTCCAATCCATTCTCTTTCAGATACATTGCTGCAATAACACTGGCGGCCAAACGTGAAACGCAGCAGATATACGAAAGTAACAACCGGCCTGTCTAGACTTTCTATTTCTTCCCCGGTTGAAACGACAGCGACGGTTTTCCCTTGGCAATTGATCCAGAAACCCGCGAATCGCAAAATGGCCGGGCACCACGGTATTTAATGCAAGCCTACACTTTAGTCGAAAGGCTTCATATGTACAAGGACGGGAAGAAAAGATAGAAGTTTGACTGTATAGGAGCCTGGGGGTGAGGTGACCTGATTTTGTATATACGTAATCTTAATTGAGTTCCTTCCGTCGGAAGTGGCGAGGTGACATCAACCGGTCCACCCTTCGACGGTAGtttattattgttattGTATTGTATTGTATATTTACATCTTTTTCTGCCCGGCTCAAACGCCATATTACCACCCAAAATGGCAGTACATGCTCCATATTATCATGCACCTCCGCCCACGCAGGAAATAAATGGCGAGAAGCCAACATTAACCGCAGCGACAACCCTCGAACGTCCAGCGGACTGTATCAACCGCGGCCAGTATCCCGCTTTCTACATTATCTGCGGCTATCTGAACAGATTACGGGCAGATGCTCCACATAAAAAGTATGAGCTTCTGATGAGGATATTTGGGAACTGGAGGGAGAAAGTAGGGCCAGACCTTTATCCGTTGATCAGGTTGCTGTTACCTGATGTGAGTCTTCCGGTCAAGGCAAAATGATCGGTATGAGGTGCTAAATGGTTTCTTGTAGA
Protein-coding sequences here:
- a CDS encoding Pol II transcription elongation factor, putative (Similar to TIGR gene model, INSD accession AAW46266.1), translated to MIAPTTSQSELHLLCVSAVVRDLISTYNSSSSSATQPPNVNSLRAKYAKKYGLKAVPRLTDVLAAVPEEWKDRLRGWLRAKPVRTASGVAVVAVMCKPHRCPHVAMTGNICVYCPGGPDSDFEYSTQSYTGYEPTSMRAIRARYDPYEQARGRVNQLRDLGHSVDKVEIIIMGGTFMSMPEDYRHKFIAGLHNALSGHTGDDVDEAVKFSEQSKIKCVGITIETRPDYCLKPHLSQMLRYGCTRLEIGVQSVYEDVARDTNRGHTVRAVSESFHMSKDAGYKIVAHMMPDLPNCGTERDIWQFQEFFENPAFRSDGLKLYPTLVIRGTGLYELWRTGKYKNYPPNALVDIVARIMALVPPWTRVYRVQRDIPMPLVSSGVENGNLRELALARMKDFGAECRDVRYREVGLHEIHHRVRPQDIELIRRDYAANGGWETFLSYEDPQSDILVGLLRLRKCSEEGTFRKELVGMEGGCSLVRELHVYGTAAPVHSRDPKKFQHQGIGTLLMEEAERIAREEHGSGRIAVISGVGTRDYYRRLGYFLDGPYMVKDLLYDDE
- a CDS encoding Hexaprenyldihydroxybenzoate methyltransferase, putative (Similar to TIGR gene model, INSD accession AAW46265.1); the protein is MNRQQVCRRLYIARSITALPAARIAARSITTASSSTASTNPSTFSTINASEISHFSKLSSQWWSETGEFALLHRMNPVRVEWIRQKVALAPPPDEKWSFETRHMDAQREAARGTGAWLTGLRCLDVGCGGGILSEALARLGATVVSVDASESNIGIATTHASQDPYLAKKMEKGELEYRFSTAEALRDAGEKFDVVCSMEVLEHVDEPGEFMKCLGEMVNPGGHLLLSTISRTPLSQLLTITLAEDILRLVTPGTHTYRKFIKPEELRRFVYSDMGGFETWHRNDDASDIREKEVGETRGIIYDPLKGAWRLWDGVEGGWWKEAGEVCNYMYHAKKRS